A single Candidatus Deferrimicrobiaceae bacterium DNA region contains:
- the rpsK gene encoding 30S ribosomal protein S11, which yields MATPKKKGKKKIKKHVPVGVAHIRATFNNTLITITDPDGNTLAWCSSGSKGFKGSRKSTPFAATVAAEEVAKKAMECGVSQVTVHIKGPGSGREAALRTLQAAGLKINYIRDVTPIPHNGCRPPKRRRV from the coding sequence ATGGCAACGCCGAAGAAGAAAGGCAAGAAAAAGATCAAAAAGCACGTCCCCGTGGGGGTCGCGCACATCCGGGCGACGTTCAACAACACGCTGATCACGATCACCGATCCCGACGGCAACACGCTGGCGTGGTGCAGCTCCGGCTCCAAGGGGTTCAAGGGGTCGCGAAAAAGCACCCCGTTTGCAGCCACCGTGGCCGCGGAGGAAGTTGCCAAGAAGGCGATGGAATGTGGCGTCAGCCAGGTGACGGTTCATATAAAAGGCCCCGGCTCCGGCCGGGAGGCTGCCCTGCGGACGCTTCAGGCCGCGGGTCTGAAAATCAATTACATCAGGGACGTGACACCGATTCCGCACAATGGCTGCCGCCCTCCCAAGCGGCGCCGGGTGTGA
- the rpsD gene encoding 30S ribosomal protein S4: MARYIGPVCRLCRREGIELFLKGDRCFTDKCAVKRRGYPPGQHGQRRPKHSDYGTQLREKQKAKRLYGLLERQFRNYFEKAEKMKGKTGENLLILLERRLDSVVYKLGFAQTRRESRQMVRHGHFLVAGKKVNIPSFLVKPGDVIELKEKSRKVVGINEALDAVVRKGIPAWVELDRTNFRGVIKTFPTRVDVREPIQEQLIVELYSK; the protein is encoded by the coding sequence TTGGCCAGGTACATAGGACCGGTATGCAGACTCTGCCGCCGCGAAGGAATAGAACTGTTCCTCAAGGGCGATCGTTGTTTCACCGACAAGTGCGCCGTCAAACGACGTGGTTACCCGCCGGGGCAGCACGGACAGCGTCGTCCCAAACACAGCGATTACGGCACCCAGCTTCGCGAGAAACAGAAGGCAAAGCGTCTTTACGGGTTGCTTGAACGGCAGTTCCGAAACTATTTCGAGAAGGCCGAAAAGATGAAGGGGAAGACCGGCGAAAACCTGCTGATCCTCCTCGAGCGTCGGCTGGACAGCGTCGTTTACAAGCTCGGCTTCGCGCAAACCCGCAGGGAAAGCCGTCAGATGGTGCGTCACGGCCATTTCCTTGTTGCCGGGAAGAAGGTGAACATCCCGTCTTTCCTCGTCAAGCCCGGGGATGTGATCGAGCTGAAGGAGAAGAGCCGCAAAGTAGTGGGTATCAACGAAGCGCTCGATGCCGTGGTCCGCAAGGGGATTCCGGCCTGGGTCGAACTCGATCGAACGAATTTTCGGGGTGTCATCAAGACGTTCCCGACGCGCGTCGATGTCCGTGAGCCGATCCAGGAACAGCTGATCGTCGAACTCTACTCCAAGTAA
- a CDS encoding DNA-directed RNA polymerase subunit alpha, translating into MFQRNWKQLIKPRRIEIQAGSATADYGKFVAEPLERGFGTTLGNALRRILLSSLQGAAITSVRIEGVQHEFSAITGVVEDVTDIVLNLKEVRLRMHSPEQRTIVIEEKGPKKIKASDIKMDAMVEVLNRDHYIAELSDNANLRMEMTVRMGKGYVSAERNLDEGAPIGTIPIDAIFSPIKKVNFTVTNARVGQQTDYDKLTLEVWTDGSMLPADAVAYAAKILKEQLTVFINFDEEADMPDEPAIAAEADGNENLYKPVEELELSVRAYNCLKNAEIKYIGELVQRSESEMLKTKNFGKKSLNEIKDVLVSMGLSLGMKVDGFSPDKYSPPHEEE; encoded by the coding sequence ATGTTCCAGCGAAATTGGAAGCAACTTATCAAGCCCCGGCGCATCGAGATCCAGGCCGGCAGCGCAACCGCGGATTACGGCAAGTTCGTTGCCGAACCGCTTGAACGCGGGTTCGGCACGACTCTCGGTAATGCGCTTCGTCGGATCCTCCTTTCCTCGCTGCAGGGCGCCGCGATCACTTCGGTCCGCATCGAGGGCGTGCAGCATGAGTTTTCCGCAATCACCGGCGTCGTCGAAGACGTGACCGACATCGTCCTCAACCTCAAGGAAGTGCGCCTTCGCATGCATTCCCCGGAGCAGCGGACGATCGTCATCGAGGAAAAAGGCCCCAAAAAAATAAAGGCGTCCGACATCAAGATGGATGCCATGGTCGAAGTGCTCAACCGGGATCACTACATTGCCGAACTTTCCGACAACGCCAATCTCCGAATGGAGATGACCGTCCGGATGGGCAAGGGATACGTCTCCGCCGAACGCAACCTCGACGAAGGCGCCCCCATCGGGACGATTCCGATCGACGCGATCTTCTCTCCCATCAAGAAGGTCAATTTCACCGTCACCAACGCCCGCGTCGGGCAGCAGACCGACTACGACAAGCTGACGCTGGAAGTCTGGACCGACGGATCGATGCTGCCGGCCGATGCTGTTGCCTACGCCGCCAAGATCCTTAAGGAACAGCTTACCGTCTTCATCAATTTCGACGAAGAAGCCGACATGCCCGACGAGCCCGCCATCGCCGCAGAGGCGGACGGCAACGAAAATCTCTACAAGCCCGTCGAGGAACTCGAGCTGTCCGTCCGTGCCTACAATTGCCTTAAGAATGCCGAGATCAAGTATATCGGCGAGCTCGTCCAGCGTTCCGAATCCGAGATGCTCAAGACCAAGAATTTCGGGAAGAAGAGCCTGAACGAGATCAAGGACGTGCTGGTCAGCATGGGATTGTCGCTCGGCATGAAAGTCGACGGCTTCTCCCCCGACAAGTACAGCCCGCCGCACGAAGAAGAATAA
- a CDS encoding transcriptional repressor, with translation MQKLLEKVEERILASGGKRSRSRSAVIERFFRCGRHVSAEELTRLVKDSFPAIGSVTVYRTLKLLLKLGYANEVGFGEGVTRYESNLSSHHDHLVCRACGVVTEFIDPRIEELQTEVAKAHRFKPTMHRLDIYGYCRKCERKQRTAGPVL, from the coding sequence TTGCAAAAGCTCCTGGAAAAGGTAGAAGAGCGGATACTTGCTTCCGGAGGAAAGCGGAGCAGAAGCCGCTCCGCGGTCATCGAGAGATTTTTTCGCTGCGGGAGGCACGTGTCGGCAGAGGAGTTGACGCGTCTCGTGAAGGATAGTTTTCCCGCCATAGGGTCCGTGACCGTCTACCGGACACTCAAGCTTCTCCTGAAGCTCGGATACGCCAACGAGGTCGGCTTCGGGGAAGGGGTCACGCGATACGAGAGCAACCTGTCTTCGCATCATGACCACTTGGTCTGCCGGGCCTGCGGTGTCGTGACCGAGTTTATCGATCCGAGGATCGAGGAATTGCAGACCGAGGTTGCGAAGGCGCATCGATTCAAGCCGACCATGCACCGGCTGGACATCTACGGATATTGCCGAAAATGCGAGCGCAAGCAGCGGACGGCCGGACCGGTGCTATGA
- the feoB gene encoding ferrous iron transport protein B: MSNTSLAQAPIAEKVILVGNPNVGKSVVFGRLTGRYVNVSNYPGTTVEITRGEIRDRGRVIEIIDTPGVYSLHPMSEDERVTRDILMNEPGAKILQVCDAKNLRRSLMITAQLSEMRVPMAVVVNMVDEARERGVMPRIDSLGEDVGVPVLGIVAVRGKGTDRLTGLIAGASVSRVRIDYGEIIEAAISEMEPLIPEDAPIGRRALSLMLLSGDDSLAAWLRASVTEDRVRAMNEIRNRLVARVGDDVGYIVNQRRAQWTDRLVERLGIEPSERPAHGYAQRLGQWAMDPVYGIPVLLGVLLVAYGFVGAFGAGTLVDLLQNRLFGELVIPAVTRLADAVIPWEILRSFLVGPYGVISMALSYAVAIVLPIVGTFFFFFGILEDSGYLPRLAVMVDRLFKRIGCNGKAVLPLVLGLGCDTMATLTARILESRKERLIVTLLLALGIPCSAQLGVILGMLGGVGLHAALIWTAIVVGVIILVGWLAAKVIPGHSSDFIMEIPPIRMPQLGNLAVKTMARIEWYLREAVPLFVVGTVILFVADRTGALAFIERVSQPLIVRLLDLPPSTAGVFLIGFLRRDYGAAGLYRMAQAGLLDHVQVLVSLVTMTLFIPCLANFLVIIKEHGMKIAVGMAVFIFPFAILVGAALNYAIRHLGIVL, from the coding sequence ATGAGCAATACAAGCCTCGCACAGGCCCCCATCGCCGAGAAGGTCATCCTGGTCGGCAATCCGAACGTGGGGAAGAGCGTCGTTTTCGGTCGTTTGACCGGCAGATATGTGAATGTTTCGAACTATCCTGGTACCACAGTCGAGATTACAAGAGGAGAGATACGCGATCGGGGACGAGTCATCGAGATCATCGATACCCCCGGGGTCTACTCCCTCCACCCGATGTCCGAGGATGAACGCGTCACACGCGACATTCTCATGAATGAACCCGGGGCGAAGATCCTCCAGGTTTGCGATGCCAAAAATCTGAGACGTTCCCTCATGATCACGGCCCAACTCTCCGAGATGCGCGTGCCCATGGCGGTCGTGGTCAACATGGTCGACGAAGCGCGGGAGCGGGGTGTCATGCCGCGGATCGACAGCCTGGGAGAGGACGTCGGCGTCCCAGTGCTCGGGATCGTCGCCGTTAGAGGGAAAGGCACCGACCGGCTGACGGGACTCATAGCGGGGGCCAGCGTCTCACGGGTCCGGATCGATTACGGGGAAATCATCGAGGCCGCCATTTCGGAGATGGAGCCGTTGATCCCAGAAGATGCGCCGATCGGGCGGCGCGCCCTTTCCCTGATGCTGCTTTCGGGGGACGATTCGCTTGCGGCATGGCTTCGGGCTTCTGTCACCGAAGACCGGGTCCGCGCGATGAACGAGATCCGGAACCGGCTCGTCGCGCGGGTCGGGGACGACGTGGGCTACATCGTCAACCAGAGGCGCGCCCAATGGACGGATCGCCTGGTGGAGCGGCTGGGGATCGAGCCGTCCGAACGACCGGCTCACGGTTATGCCCAGCGGCTCGGCCAATGGGCCATGGATCCCGTCTACGGCATCCCGGTGCTGCTCGGAGTTCTTCTGGTCGCCTACGGATTCGTGGGGGCCTTCGGCGCCGGCACCTTGGTCGATCTCCTGCAGAACCGGCTGTTCGGGGAATTGGTGATTCCCGCGGTTACCCGGCTAGCCGATGCGGTCATCCCCTGGGAGATCCTTCGGTCATTCCTGGTCGGCCCATACGGGGTCATCTCGATGGCGCTATCGTATGCCGTCGCCATCGTGCTGCCGATCGTCGGGACCTTCTTCTTCTTCTTCGGAATCCTCGAGGATTCGGGCTATCTACCCCGTCTCGCGGTGATGGTCGATCGCTTGTTCAAACGGATCGGCTGCAACGGAAAGGCCGTTCTGCCGCTCGTGCTCGGCCTCGGGTGCGACACCATGGCCACGCTGACGGCCCGGATTCTCGAATCCCGGAAAGAGCGGCTGATCGTCACGCTTTTACTCGCGCTCGGCATTCCATGCTCGGCACAGCTCGGGGTGATCCTAGGGATGCTGGGCGGCGTCGGCCTGCACGCGGCGCTCATCTGGACCGCAATCGTCGTCGGCGTCATCATCCTGGTGGGCTGGCTTGCCGCGAAAGTCATCCCGGGCCACTCGTCGGATTTCATCATGGAGATTCCGCCGATCCGGATGCCGCAGCTGGGCAACCTGGCAGTCAAGACGATGGCCCGCATCGAGTGGTATTTGCGGGAGGCGGTCCCGCTATTCGTGGTGGGAACCGTGATCCTTTTCGTTGCGGACAGGACCGGGGCGCTGGCTTTCATCGAACGGGTTTCCCAGCCTCTGATCGTGCGACTGCTCGATCTGCCTCCCAGCACCGCGGGCGTGTTCCTGATCGGGTTCCTTCGCAGGGACTACGGAGCGGCCGGGCTCTACCGCATGGCGCAGGCCGGTTTGCTGGACCACGTTCAGGTGCTCGTGAGCCTGGTTACGATGACGCTTTTCATCCCTTGCCTCGCGAATTTCCTGGTCATCATCAAGGAGCACGGGATGAAGATCGCCGTAGGCATGGCGGTGTTCATCTTCCCGTTCGCGATCCTGGTCGGGGCCGCACTCAACTATGCGATCCGACATTTGGGAATTGTCCTGTAG
- a CDS encoding metal-dependent transcriptional regulator, whose protein sequence is MTEYGQDEILELIWTLRESGRPTMETLLRHTEEESPETLLDDLAMGGYIDVSPEEIRMTKSGEERARGIIRRHRLAEVLLANLFDLEDSQIENSACKFEHVLSEAVTESVCTFLGHPPVCPHGKTIPRGECCDRIRTEILPLVTRLTDAGLGDTVRIVFITPKSRKRLEKLSSLGIVPGSRIRLLQRNPSYVLQIGETTVAVDRDITDEIFVKRA, encoded by the coding sequence ATGACCGAATACGGACAGGACGAGATCCTTGAACTGATCTGGACGCTGAGGGAAAGCGGCCGACCGACGATGGAGACGCTGCTTCGCCATACGGAAGAAGAAAGCCCCGAAACGCTCCTCGACGACCTGGCGATGGGAGGATACATCGACGTCTCGCCGGAAGAGATCCGGATGACGAAATCGGGCGAGGAACGGGCACGCGGGATCATCCGGCGCCACCGGCTGGCCGAGGTCCTGCTCGCCAATCTATTCGACCTCGAGGACTCGCAGATCGAGAACAGTGCCTGCAAGTTCGAGCACGTCCTTTCCGAGGCCGTGACCGAGAGCGTGTGCACCTTCCTGGGACACCCGCCGGTCTGTCCCCACGGGAAGACGATCCCCCGGGGAGAATGCTGCGACCGGATCCGGACCGAGATCCTTCCGCTCGTCACGCGCCTGACGGACGCCGGCCTCGGGGATACCGTGCGGATCGTCTTCATCACCCCCAAGTCCCGAAAAAGGCTCGAAAAGCTCAGCTCCCTCGGCATCGTACCGGGAAGCCGGATCCGGCTCCTTCAGAGAAACCCGTCCTATGTCCTTCAAATCGGGGAAACGACCGTGGCGGTCGATCGGGACATCACCGATGAAATATTCGTCAAGCGCGCTTAG
- a CDS encoding PEGA domain-containing protein: MKYSSSALRALCASLAAVLFLEWSGLAVPCRAEGREPVLLLKYSAASISDEDARKRFSPVLAEIEKRLDVHAALTARGRGDLGPVLAEIDDSTLKDISIRVSEASRRMDRLENREAERALSGIEKEMRKYRFGDATRPILADVCLKLGTLSIWNGNKEAALASFRKARSLEPGFEPDPALHSPQFRQLWAETGKGAAAEAEILFESVPQGARVFIDNADQGVTPRRIRVPASRPVRVRLEHPGYQASVGTRQWLVGDTERVEVLLSGDRESRLAGFFEANGSEIREAGPIVSEMAKEAGVEKLAFLMLGRRDGVPELRVLSASASSPEPRLLGTVRFPEDEKGYSSNASRITALLAEAGWPSKTAGKKAQERPWYYSWWLLTGVGLLAAGAAAALSGGGGGGGGGGTSTSPTSVSF, translated from the coding sequence ATGAAATATTCGTCAAGCGCGCTTAGGGCGCTCTGCGCCTCCCTTGCGGCGGTTCTCTTCCTCGAATGGAGCGGGTTGGCCGTTCCTTGCCGCGCGGAGGGGCGGGAACCGGTGCTCCTGCTGAAATACTCCGCCGCCTCGATTTCCGACGAGGACGCCCGGAAACGCTTTTCCCCGGTTCTCGCCGAGATCGAGAAAAGGCTCGATGTCCACGCGGCCTTGACAGCCAGGGGACGGGGCGATCTCGGGCCCGTGCTGGCTGAAATCGATGATTCCACGCTGAAAGATATTTCGATCCGCGTTTCCGAGGCAAGCCGCAGGATGGATCGTCTCGAGAACAGGGAAGCGGAACGCGCGCTCTCGGGCATAGAGAAAGAGATGCGGAAGTATCGCTTCGGGGATGCGACCCGACCGATCCTTGCGGATGTTTGCCTGAAGTTGGGCACCTTGTCGATCTGGAACGGGAACAAGGAAGCGGCGCTCGCAAGTTTCCGGAAAGCCCGGTCCCTTGAGCCAGGCTTCGAACCGGACCCGGCCCTTCACTCCCCCCAGTTCCGCCAGCTTTGGGCCGAGACCGGAAAAGGCGCTGCGGCCGAAGCCGAAATCCTGTTCGAATCCGTTCCGCAAGGGGCGCGCGTCTTCATCGATAATGCCGACCAGGGCGTGACGCCACGACGCATCCGGGTCCCGGCCTCCCGGCCCGTGCGGGTTCGGCTCGAGCATCCGGGGTACCAGGCCTCCGTCGGGACGCGACAGTGGCTCGTGGGAGACACTGAGCGGGTCGAGGTTCTCCTTTCGGGCGATCGCGAATCGAGGCTCGCCGGATTTTTCGAAGCGAACGGTTCCGAAATCCGGGAGGCGGGTCCGATCGTTTCCGAAATGGCGAAGGAGGCGGGGGTCGAAAAGCTCGCGTTCCTGATGCTCGGCCGTAGAGACGGCGTGCCCGAACTACGAGTTCTTTCAGCCTCGGCATCCTCTCCGGAGCCTCGGCTCCTCGGAACGGTCCGCTTCCCGGAGGACGAGAAGGGGTATTCCTCGAATGCCTCCCGCATTACGGCCTTGCTGGCGGAAGCAGGGTGGCCATCGAAGACCGCCGGGAAGAAAGCCCAGGAAAGGCCATGGTATTATAGTTGGTGGTTGTTGACGGGGGTCGGATTGCTGGCGGCCGGTGCTGCCGCGGCCTTGAGTGGGGGGGGAGGCGGCGGTGGGGGCGGCGGGACGTCAACCAGCCCGACCAGCGTCAGCTTCTGA
- a CDS encoding MotA/TolQ/ExbB proton channel family protein, producing MIEIFRAGGFVMYPMVLLSILTVAIGIERVIYLRRARMDADSFMGVINGFLERNSLDEANKHCESTSGPVATIIKAGLKNQRRGRAEVIRSIEDAGALEVAQLEKGILILQTISKIAPLIGLFGTVTGMIASFRAIGATAGGGNPASVATGISEALIATASGLVVAIPAYFLSFYFLDRVNRFMLDMQKSSIRFLDALGDLEENVAERSQRFDTIGGDYLEV from the coding sequence ATGATCGAAATATTCAGAGCGGGCGGATTTGTCATGTACCCGATGGTGCTGCTGTCGATTCTCACTGTAGCCATCGGGATCGAACGCGTTATCTACCTTCGCAGGGCGCGCATGGACGCAGATTCGTTCATGGGGGTGATCAACGGGTTCCTGGAGCGCAATTCGCTCGACGAAGCCAACAAGCATTGCGAGTCGACTTCGGGGCCAGTAGCCACGATCATCAAGGCGGGACTCAAGAACCAGCGTCGGGGGCGCGCCGAGGTCATCCGGTCGATCGAGGACGCGGGCGCACTGGAAGTCGCCCAACTCGAAAAGGGCATCCTGATCCTCCAGACCATCTCGAAGATCGCCCCGCTGATCGGCCTGTTCGGCACGGTCACCGGCATGATCGCCTCCTTCCGGGCGATCGGGGCCACCGCCGGCGGCGGGAATCCCGCCAGCGTCGCGACCGGCATCTCCGAAGCGTTGATCGCCACCGCTTCAGGCCTCGTCGTCGCCATCCCGGCCTACTTCCTGTCGTTCTATTTCCTCGACCGGGTCAACAGGTTCATGCTCGACATGCAGAAGAGCTCCATCCGCTTCCTGGATGCATTGGGCGACCTCGAGGAAAACGTCGCGGAGCGCTCGCAGCGCTTCGATACGATCGGGGGGGACTACCTTGAAGTTTAA
- a CDS encoding biopolymer transporter ExbD: protein MKFKRTVPNDDEGIPIVNLVDVLFLLIVFFMVSTVLSYDKGMGVKLPETAAGAGRISNKGVSVLIDRDGRVFVDGAKVTIDQVGAKVKERQKIGGTNVILKSDRDTRYQSIASVMDRLLEVGISDLSLPVIEKGGGQ, encoded by the coding sequence TTGAAGTTTAAGAGGACGGTGCCCAACGACGACGAAGGGATCCCGATCGTCAACCTGGTCGACGTCCTGTTCCTCCTGATCGTCTTCTTCATGGTGTCCACCGTCCTGAGCTACGACAAGGGGATGGGCGTGAAGCTGCCCGAGACCGCCGCCGGCGCCGGGCGAATCTCGAACAAGGGGGTTAGCGTGCTTATCGACCGCGATGGGCGCGTCTTCGTCGATGGCGCCAAGGTGACGATCGATCAGGTAGGCGCCAAGGTCAAGGAGCGCCAGAAGATCGGGGGGACGAACGTGATCCTCAAGTCCGATCGCGACACCCGCTACCAGTCGATTGCGTCGGTGATGGATCGACTCCTCGAAGTCGGTATCAGCGACCTTTCCCTTCCCGTGATCGAGAAGGGGGGAGGTCAGTAA
- a CDS encoding tetratricopeptide repeat protein, translating into MNWINPPQTVKRYSLQQILQHVAALLLALLLILSALAPGFWRGIHGTIGLASTVLFLAHLFSLLVIGVRHDVAIDHIAFLPTGTRETTPEARAAAGKFTLPEKQDYCLILCWSFLAITSGIVLHWPGRFGVPGPTEYAWLRITHTAMGAGWALHIIGCHVPFRFIHARAGFRWSIFTGKVPLESAESRGGWVASLVETGILVPVPTVQHGAAERETVQVREMLDEGNRRTREGRYEEAASIFEEALRLYPEYSQARFNLAVSRIRQGRPDLASEQLRVFLESDPFNPMAGKARELLDGISRPDEGGTP; encoded by the coding sequence ATGAACTGGATCAACCCGCCCCAAACCGTCAAAAGGTATTCGCTGCAGCAAATCCTTCAGCATGTCGCGGCGTTGCTGCTGGCGCTGCTCCTGATCCTTTCCGCACTGGCCCCGGGGTTCTGGCGCGGAATCCACGGTACCATCGGGCTGGCCTCGACCGTTTTGTTCCTCGCCCACCTCTTTTCGTTGCTCGTGATCGGAGTCCGCCACGACGTGGCGATCGACCATATCGCCTTTCTTCCGACCGGGACGCGCGAGACTACACCCGAGGCAAGGGCCGCTGCGGGGAAATTCACGCTTCCCGAAAAGCAAGATTACTGCCTGATCCTGTGCTGGAGCTTCCTCGCCATCACGAGCGGGATTGTACTCCACTGGCCCGGGCGTTTCGGCGTCCCGGGGCCGACGGAATACGCGTGGCTCCGAATAACCCACACAGCCATGGGAGCCGGCTGGGCTCTTCACATTATCGGATGCCATGTTCCATTCCGGTTCATCCACGCCCGGGCCGGATTCCGTTGGTCGATTTTCACGGGGAAAGTGCCGCTGGAATCGGCCGAATCCCGCGGAGGATGGGTCGCTTCTCTCGTGGAAACAGGGATTCTCGTCCCGGTCCCGACGGTGCAGCATGGGGCGGCTGAACGCGAAACCGTCCAGGTCAGGGAAATGCTCGACGAAGGAAACCGTCGGACCCGGGAAGGGCGTTATGAGGAGGCGGCGTCCATCTTCGAGGAAGCCTTGCGCCTTTACCCGGAATATTCGCAGGCGCGTTTCAACCTCGCCGTGTCCCGGATCCGGCAGGGGCGACCGGACCTGGCTTCCGAACAGCTAAGGGTCTTTCTTGAATCCGACCCGTTCAACCCGATGGCCGGGAAGGCACGGGAACTCCTCGACGGCATCTCCAGGCCGGATGAAGGAGGCACGCCATGA
- a CDS encoding NHL repeat-containing protein: MESLTLRRIGAALIGGLLLLIHVGSAPAAEAIRKPHALSLRKAGGRTLSFPSDVAIDRRGVVFLLDSGNRSIAIYSPKGEFIREIQGRGIWKDPLGVGVTSDGNILIADGEGGRVFEIDLAGRLKKEYVAGKGARLTGVCAYGDSIYVVDNRNHRIVMFKRKGGGQESWGRKGDHAGEFDTPFRIAADASGRIFVTDVMNARIQWFSAFGQYLGTLKRFGAGAGRIFRPTGLAIDNRGRIWVGDSYTGLVQAFDEKGNFAQAVSADSRPSIFGDPSGLADGAEGIWIADQRDGVLALSRQ; this comes from the coding sequence GTGGAATCCTTGACGCTTCGCCGCATCGGCGCTGCGCTCATCGGCGGGCTATTGCTCCTAATCCATGTGGGGTCGGCTCCGGCCGCGGAGGCCATCCGGAAGCCGCACGCGCTGTCGCTGCGCAAAGCCGGTGGCAGGACGCTTTCCTTTCCATCAGACGTCGCGATCGATCGAAGGGGCGTCGTATTCCTTCTCGACAGCGGAAACCGGTCGATCGCGATCTACTCCCCCAAAGGCGAATTCATACGCGAGATTCAGGGGCGCGGGATCTGGAAAGACCCGTTGGGCGTAGGCGTCACTTCGGATGGCAACATCCTGATTGCCGACGGGGAAGGAGGCAGGGTGTTCGAGATCGACCTCGCCGGGCGTCTGAAAAAAGAGTATGTCGCTGGGAAAGGCGCGCGCCTGACGGGCGTCTGCGCCTACGGCGATTCGATCTACGTCGTCGATAACCGGAATCACAGGATCGTCATGTTCAAGCGAAAAGGGGGCGGACAGGAAAGCTGGGGGAGGAAGGGGGATCACGCCGGGGAATTCGACACGCCTTTCCGGATTGCGGCCGATGCGAGCGGGCGCATCTTCGTGACCGATGTCATGAATGCCAGGATCCAGTGGTTCTCGGCCTTCGGGCAGTACCTCGGAACCCTGAAGCGATTCGGCGCCGGGGCAGGCAGGATCTTCCGGCCGACCGGGCTGGCAATCGATAATCGCGGCCGGATCTGGGTCGGGGACAGCTATACCGGTCTCGTACAAGCCTTCGACGAAAAAGGCAATTTCGCACAGGCAGTCTCTGCCGATTCCAGGCCATCGATCTTCGGAGACCCGTCCGGTCTTGCCGATGGGGCCGAAGGGATCTGGATCGCGGACCAGCGTGACGGCGTGCTCGCATTGTCCAGGCAATAA